From a single Nymphaea colorata isolate Beijing-Zhang1983 chromosome 4, ASM883128v2, whole genome shotgun sequence genomic region:
- the LOC116252400 gene encoding zinc finger protein ZAT4-like, translated as MDQHHNHQGFKHYCKICKKGFGCGRALGGHMRAHGIGGDADGHVEDGDPTSNWEDKPGKSPIRRMYALRTNPNRLKSCRVCENCGEEFTSWKSFLEHGKCTSDAESLVSGDDEVEAAAAEAAAAGAEGWPKGKRTERVAKQCNSNSNSSQEEDDLAANCLVMLASGRVDHRPRADRRIPVETEESCASATKEDPSSSRIISNDRGGFAVAAPRGFECKACKKVFNSHQALGGHRASHKKVKGCYAKVDEQEESYLEEDVITHDDYSITTRTKLLSQPPPQTMLPPIKKKPKVHECSICHRTFETGQALGGHKRCHWVTSNATDALVQVRNQRQRPTFHDQIDLNLPAPADEHAGVLEEERKVREAASYIHPSWLGMSPKTPVEDEVDSRVKIGKLGELKDISLGAGSSPWLQVGIGSSSHD; from the coding sequence ATGGATCAACACCACAATCATCAAGGCTTCAAGCACTACTGTAAGATCTGCAAGAAGGGCTTCGGCTGTGGAAGAGCGCTCGGTGGGCACATGAGAGCCCACGGCATCGGCGGGGACGCCGACGGCCACGTAGAGGACGGAGATCCGACGAGCAACTGGGAGGACAAGCCGGGGAAGTCGCCGATCAGGCGCATGTACGCGCTGCGGACCAACCCCAACCGACTCAAGAGCTGCAGGGTCTGCGAGAACTGCGGGGAGGAGTTCACGTCCTGGAAGTCGTTCCTCGAGCACGGGAAGTGCACGTCAGACGCGGAGTCGCTCGTCTCCGGGGACGACGAGGTGGAGGCGGCGGCAGCAGAGGCAGCAGCGGCTGGGGCTGAGGGGTGGCCCAAGGGGAAGCGGACGGAGAGGGTGGCGAAGCAGTGCAATTCGAATTCGAACTCGAGccaggaggaggacgacctGGCGGCGAATTGCCTGGTCATGCTGGCCTCCGGACGAGTCGACCACCGACCGAGAGCGGACAGGCGGATCCCCGTCGAAACCGAAGAGTCGTGCGCGTCGGCCACCAAGGAAGATCCGTCGAGCAGCCGGATAATCTCCAACGATCGCGGCGGATTTGCGGTGGCAGCGCCGAGGGGATTCGAGTGCAAGGCCTGCAAGAAGGTGTTCAACTCGCACCAGGCATTGGGGGGCCACAGAGCTAGCCACAAGAAGGTGAAGGGGTGTTACGCCAAGGTCGATGAACAAGAAGAGAGCTACTTGGAAGAAGATGTGATCACTCATGACGATTACTCCATTACAACCAGGACCAAGCTTTTGTCTCAGCCACCGCCGCAGACCATGTTGCCGCCGATCAAGAAGAAGCCCAAGGTCCATGAATGCTCCATATGCCACAGAACATTCGAAACCGGCCAAGCACTCGGCGGCCACAAGAGGTGCCACTGGGTGACCTCAAACGCCACCGACGCCCTGGTGCAGGTGCGGAACCAGAGGCAGAGGCCCACCTTCCACGATCAGATTGACCTCAATCTGCCAGCGCCGGCCGACGAGCACGCCGGCGTCCTCGAAGAAGAGAGGAAGGTCAGGGAGGCCGCTTCTTACATACATCCCTCATGGCTGGGCATGAGCCCCAAGACGCCTGTGGAGGATGAAGTAGATAGTAGGGTGAAGATTGGGAAGCTTGGTGAGCTgaaggacatcagcttgggggCTGGGTCATCCCCATGGTTGCAGGTGGGTATTGGGTCATCAAGCCATGATTGA
- the LOC116253019 gene encoding uncharacterized protein LOC116253019, with protein MDDIQASLRELGLEPNAKENEHDGSENFEELREKDEELEQHPNVVDGDHVADGGHVDTVENVQSGMHTVEPEPNEYENEVAAPENVEEEEEEEKEVNKKRHLNVVFIGHVDAGKSTCGGQILFLSGMVDDRTIQKYEKEAKDKSRESWYMAYIMDTNEEERIKGKTVEVGRAHFETETTRFTILDAPGHKSYVPNMISGASQADIGVLVISARKGEFETGYERGGQTREHVQLAKTLGVTKLVVVVNKMDDSTVKWSKDRFDEIESKMIPFLRSSGYNVKKDVQFLPISGLVGSNIKTRLEKSVCGWWNGPCLFEVLDTVEVPPRDPKGPLRMPIIDKFKDMGTVVMGKIESGSIREGDNLLVMPNKASVKVLGLYCDENKVRRAGPGENVRVRLSGIEEDDILGGFVLSSISKPISAVSEFDAQLQILELLDNAIFTAGYKAVLHIHSIVEECEIVELLQQIDPKTKKPMKKKVLFVKNGAVVVCRIQVNNLICIETFSDFPQLGRFTLRSEGKTVAVGKVTGLRPSGST; from the exons ATGGACGATATCCAGGCAAGCTTGCGTGAACTGGGGTTGGAACCAAATG CAAAAGAGAATGAGCACGATGgttcagaaaattttgaagaactaCGCGAGAAGGATGAGGAGCTAGAGCAACATCCAAATGTTGTAGACGGTGATCATGTTGCAGATGGTGGTCATGTTG ATACGGTGGAGAATGTCCAATCTGGTATGCATACTGTAGAACCGGAGCCCAATG AATACGAAAATGAAGTTGCTGCTCCAGAAAatgtggaagaggaagaggaagaggagaaggaagtGAATAAAAAGAGACATCTGAACGTGGTATTTATTGGTCATGTTG ATGCTGGCAAATCAACATGTGGAGGACAGATATTATTCCTTAGTGGTATGGTTGATGATCGAACAATCCAAAAGTATGAGAAGGAAGCAAAGGACAAAAGCAGGGAAAGTTG GTATATGGCATATATCATGGACACAAATGAGGAGGAACGAATAAAG GGGAAGACAGTGGAGGTTGGAAGGGCTCATTTTGAGACAGAGACAACGAGATTCACCATCTTGGATGCTCCA GGCCATAAAAGTTATGTTCCAAACATGATAAGTGGGGCTTCTCAGGCAGATATTGGAGTTCTG GTTATATCCGCGCGAAAGGGTGAGTTTGAGACTGGATATGAGAGAGGCGGTCAAACACGTGAACATGTCCAACTTGCAAAGACATTAGGGGTTACTAAGTTGGTTGTTGTTGTCAATAAAATGGATGATTCGACTGTGAAGTGGTCCAAGGACCG ATTTGATGAAATTGAGTCAAAGATGATACCTTTTTTAAGATCTTCTGGCTACAATGTTAAGAAAG ATGTTCAATTTCTTCCAATATCTGGTCTGGTTGGTTCAAACATAAAAACTAGGTTGGAAAAAAGTGTGTGTGGATGGTGGAATGGACCTTGCCTTTTTGAAGTTCTTGATACTGTTGAAGTTCCTCCACGAGATCCAAAGGGTCCACTGAG GATGCCAATAATTGATAAATTTAAAGACATGGGGACAGTTGTTATGGGTAAGATAGAGTCTGGATCTATCCGTGAAGGCGACAATCTGTTGGTCATGCCCAATAAG GCGAGTGTGAAAGTGCTGGGCCTATATTGCGATGAAAATAAAGTGAGGCGTGCTGGGCCTGGTGAAAATGTTCGTGTTAGGTTATCAGGAATCGAGGAGGATGATATTTTGGGCGGGTTTGTCCTTTCAAGTATCT CAAAGCCGATTTCTGCTGTCTCAGAATTTGATGCTCAGTTGCAGATACTGGAATTGCTTGACAAT GCTATTTTCACTGCTGGCTACAAGGCTGTGTTGCATATTCATTCTATTGTTGAGGAGTGTGAGATAGTGGAGCTGTTGCAACAAATAGATCCAAAGACGAAGAAGcccatgaaaaagaaagttctcTTTGTAAAAAATGGTGCAGTTGTGGTTTGCCGCATCCAG GTGAATAACCTGATTTGCATTGAGACCTTCAGTGATTTTCCCCAGCTCGGAAGGTTTACTCTTCGTTCTGAAG GAAAAACCGTTGCAGTAGGCAAAGTTACTGGTCTTCGTCCATCAGGCAGTACCTGA
- the LOC116252235 gene encoding WAT1-related protein At5g47470-like isoform X1, translated as MDLFASCVGGKEDLVIILGLIAMQLLYGSFSVFMSRVLSMGLNPQFVVIFGSLLAAIVLSPVAFFLEKGKRPSKLSLRLLIQFCCIAVGGVTVFQSLLFLGMHKTSSATASAMVNLSSALVFLIAWFIGLEMVDVRSRRSWAKIVGTLVCLGGAVTIAFRWGPPLVTSESRKDEMIIGCMYLLVAVFAQSCSIILQAATLMHFPAPLSLCAINFWLGSVFTAVVHVVQGRGFDMGWSELSVAALFGVAVMGGFVDGICFSFKAWSIKKKGPVIVSIFHPLSTIWAAILSFFLLGDSLRWGSVIGMVIVFIGLYLVLWGKSKDRYALPLEANNEADVLEQQEQRKPLLV; from the exons ATGGATTTGTTCGCATCCTGCGTCGGAGGAAAAGAGGACCTTGTAATTATCTTGGGGTTGATAGCAATGCAGTTGCTCTATGGATCTTTTTCTGTGTTCATGAGCAGAGTTCTTTCCATGGGACTCAATCCTCAGTTTGTTGTCATCTTTGGAAGCCTTCTCGCCGCCATCGTACTCTCCCCAGTTGcttttttcttggaaaa GGGAAAGAGACCATCCAAGTTAAGCCTAAGGCTGCTAATCCAATTTTGTTGCATCGCGGTTGGGGG GGTGACTGTGTTTCAATCACTTCTCTTCTTGGGCATGCACAAGACATCCTCTGCCACTGCTTCCGCTATGGTCAACTTGTCTTCTGCTCTCGTTTTCCTCATTGCTTGGTTTATTGg GTTGGAGATGGTGGATGTGAGGAGTAGGCGGAGCTGGGCAAAGATTGTAGGCACATTGGTCTGCTTGGGTGGGGCCGTGACCATCGCCTTTCGGTGGGGCCCACCCCTGGTCACTTCCGAAAGCCGCAAGGATGAAATGATCATCGGCTGCATGTATCTCCTCGTTGCAGTGTTCGCCCAATCCTGTTCCATCATTCTTCAG GCTGCAACTCTGATGCACTTCCCAGCGCCTCTGTCTCTCTGCGCCATAAACTTTTGGCTGGGCTCGGTCTTCACGGCAGTCGTGCATGTGGTTCAAGGGCGAGGGTTCGACATGGGCTGGTCCGAACTCAGTGTTGCTGCCCTTTTTGGGGTTGCCGTGATG GGGGGTTTTGTGGACGGAATATGCTTCAGCTTCAAAGCTTGGTCGATCAAGAAGAAAGGACCAGTCATTGTCTCTATCTTCCACCCACTCAGCACCATTTGGGCAGCCATCCTCTCGTTCTTCCTTTTGGGCGACTCTTTACGCTGGGGAAG TGTCATAGGGATGGTCATTGTGTTCATTGGTCTATATCTTGTGCTGTGGGGCAAAAGCAAAGACAGATACGCCCTTCCTCTTGAAGCCAATAACGAAGCGGATGTGCTTGAGCAGCAAGAACAGAGAAAACCCTTGCTGGTTTGA
- the LOC116252235 gene encoding WAT1-related protein At5g47470-like isoform X2 — MDLFASCVGGKEDLVIILGLIAMQLLYGSFSVFMSRVLSMGLNPQFVVIFGSLLAAIVLSPVAFFLEKVTVFQSLLFLGMHKTSSATASAMVNLSSALVFLIAWFIGLEMVDVRSRRSWAKIVGTLVCLGGAVTIAFRWGPPLVTSESRKDEMIIGCMYLLVAVFAQSCSIILQAATLMHFPAPLSLCAINFWLGSVFTAVVHVVQGRGFDMGWSELSVAALFGVAVMGGFVDGICFSFKAWSIKKKGPVIVSIFHPLSTIWAAILSFFLLGDSLRWGSVIGMVIVFIGLYLVLWGKSKDRYALPLEANNEADVLEQQEQRKPLLV, encoded by the exons ATGGATTTGTTCGCATCCTGCGTCGGAGGAAAAGAGGACCTTGTAATTATCTTGGGGTTGATAGCAATGCAGTTGCTCTATGGATCTTTTTCTGTGTTCATGAGCAGAGTTCTTTCCATGGGACTCAATCCTCAGTTTGTTGTCATCTTTGGAAGCCTTCTCGCCGCCATCGTACTCTCCCCAGTTGcttttttcttggaaaa GGTGACTGTGTTTCAATCACTTCTCTTCTTGGGCATGCACAAGACATCCTCTGCCACTGCTTCCGCTATGGTCAACTTGTCTTCTGCTCTCGTTTTCCTCATTGCTTGGTTTATTGg GTTGGAGATGGTGGATGTGAGGAGTAGGCGGAGCTGGGCAAAGATTGTAGGCACATTGGTCTGCTTGGGTGGGGCCGTGACCATCGCCTTTCGGTGGGGCCCACCCCTGGTCACTTCCGAAAGCCGCAAGGATGAAATGATCATCGGCTGCATGTATCTCCTCGTTGCAGTGTTCGCCCAATCCTGTTCCATCATTCTTCAG GCTGCAACTCTGATGCACTTCCCAGCGCCTCTGTCTCTCTGCGCCATAAACTTTTGGCTGGGCTCGGTCTTCACGGCAGTCGTGCATGTGGTTCAAGGGCGAGGGTTCGACATGGGCTGGTCCGAACTCAGTGTTGCTGCCCTTTTTGGGGTTGCCGTGATG GGGGGTTTTGTGGACGGAATATGCTTCAGCTTCAAAGCTTGGTCGATCAAGAAGAAAGGACCAGTCATTGTCTCTATCTTCCACCCACTCAGCACCATTTGGGCAGCCATCCTCTCGTTCTTCCTTTTGGGCGACTCTTTACGCTGGGGAAG TGTCATAGGGATGGTCATTGTGTTCATTGGTCTATATCTTGTGCTGTGGGGCAAAAGCAAAGACAGATACGCCCTTCCTCTTGAAGCCAATAACGAAGCGGATGTGCTTGAGCAGCAAGAACAGAGAAAACCCTTGCTGGTTTGA